GTCAAACTTGAATGAAGTTGATATGGAACAAGTGTTACAACGAAGATTTGTAAATAATTGATGATAAATAGCTATTGGCATGGCTAATTATGAATATACTTTAGTGTTATGTGAGTGTAAGTGAGAATTAATGCAAAGAAAACATGATTgagtaaaattaacaataaaaattgtATGGACAACATGCAATGGTAtcactttggaaaatcaccaaaaatagtggaaagtgaattaaatgttgaataaaattttaaattcaagcttactgagtctatttttatatggaAGAAATAgagtaagtaaaagagttataaattttgagatatttaaattttagtaagatagtgtcagaatgatttcgaaatccctgtttcaacttttgaaaatcactataaattgtaaaaaataattatggtttgtaatttacatgcttaaatTCCTAAATGAGTATATATTTAAggaaacaaattagaaaaccaTTTGAATTctttactaagagataattaatttttagtgaagagaggttagaGTTGTCGAGCAGTGGAAcaggggaactttaaagaataaaatgtatcaATTGGATacaccaaaaattctgaaaattttatggtaaaaatatatatgagtctagtttcagaaaaaaaatacggatcttaatttgaagtTCTGTAGCctcagataaaaataatttagtgactgtgatgcagaaaaacagcttgctggaattTGAATGTATAGTGAATTTATAagtgatttaaattatgtatCTATGGAAACGAGTTAAAGACTTGTTTATTGTTTACATacttacttactaagctatatgcttactcctcTTTcgttttccttattttatagtGTTACCAGTCAGCTCGGAATTCTGAAATAGTCAGGAACTCATCTACACTATCCAcaacttttggtattttgtaatcaatatttctaaattatggcatgtatagagacttgaTTTGGATGTTATATGTTACAAAGTATTTAGCCTAAATGTTAGtatatgttatttgataaattattttatacaatgctAATGATGATAGTTAAAATGATAagtatgatttaaatatatttgagaatATAAATGTTGGTTGAAACATTGGAATTGGCTGGGTTACGATCTGAAAATTTGCAGGTGAGGTtacatatttataaaggggattatgtcaaaattttcgttaaaaaaaacCAGTTGGAACGATAACAAGTGTTTGTGTCTAGTAATACCCCATACTCTGTTTCGGCGaggaacacgggtaaggggtgttacaacaggGTTGACTTGATACAGTTGATGCTATTAGTGACACAGACCACGAGATCTTTACTAATCTTAATGTTGAGTTATGGATCACTTGgaaagttaaaaatgaaaagatatttaatcatataactCATAATCCTATTAGCACTGAATTAATAAACTTTTAACAATCATTCTAAATGCCTTCAATCAGAGTAAATCTGAGTGTTTTAAAACCTAACCTCCTAGCCAGAATCTCCCTATAATTTATTCTAACAAAACAATATATCATTACAATTATGACctacaaaataacaatatagAACACAAAAAATTTAACGAGGCTCAGCAAATTACGCCTACGTCATCTAACaataccaaatatatttcattacAAAAGATATAAGTGGGATTGTGCTATTTCAACTATAcaagatattgatactttttttatttttggaaactCTGCCATAATCATCTTCCCAAGTGAATGGAGCTACAAAAGGGCTCAATTAATGCACTTTCAGGATGTCTTTTATTTTAGGAGCATAATGAAATTGTCGAGAAGCTATTCAAGGAATGTAATTTTGCTAGGTAGTTTGGTTTTGATGCCATCTGTCACTCAGGTTGGATGTGTTACGTCACATGACATTATTTCAAAATCTACAGGGTTGACTTGATACAGTTGATGCTATTAGTGACACATATCACGAGTTCTTTACTTATCTTATTGTTGGGTTATGGATCATTTGgaaagttaaaaatgaaaagatatttaattatatcaCTCATAATCCTATTAGCATTGAATTAATAAGCTTTCAACGACCATTCTAAGTGCATTCAATTAGAGTAAATCTGAGTGTTTTAAAACCTAACCTCCTAGACAGAATCTCCCTTAATTTATTCTAACAACACAATATATCATCACAATTATACCCTACAAAATAACGAAAAAAGAACACGAGAAATTTAACGAGGCTTGACAAATTACGCCTACGTTACCAAACaataccaaatatatttcattagAAAAGATATAAGTGGGATtgtactatttcaacaattcaaGATActgatactttttttatttttagaaattttaccATAATCATCTTCCCACATGAATGGAGCTACAGAAGGGCTCAATTAATGCACTTTCAGAATGTCATTTGTTTTAGGAGCATAACAAAATAGCCGAGAAGTTATTCAATGAATGTAGTTTTGCTAGGTAGTTTGGTTTTGATGCCATCTGTCACTCAGATTGGATGAGTTACGTCACATGACGTTACTTCAAAATCTACAAGGTTGACTTGATACAATTGATGTTGTTAGTAACACAGATCACGAGTTCTTTACTTATCTTATTGTCGGCTTATGGATCATTTGgaaagttaaaaatgaaaagatatttaatcatatcaatcatAATCCTATTAGCACTGCATTAAGAAGCTTTCAACGACTATTCTAAATGCCTTCAATCAAACTAAATCTGAGTGTTTTAGAACCTAACCTCCTAGACAGAATCTCCCTATAATTTATTGTAATAGCACAATATATCATCACAATATTGAACACGAGAAATTTAACGAGGCTCGACAAATTACGCCTACGTCATCAAACAATACCAAATATATCTCATTACAAAAGATAAAGTGGGATTGTGTTATTTCAACAATTCAAGATATtggtactttttttttatttttagaaacttTGTCATAATCATCTTTCCACATTAATAGAGCTACAAAAGGGCTCAATTAATGCACTTTCAGAATGTCCTTTGTGTTAAGAGCATAACGGAACTGTCGAGAAGTTATTCAAGGAATGTAATTTTGTTAGGTAGTTTAGTTTGGATGCCATCTGTCACTCAGATTGGATGAGTTACGTCACACGACGTTACTTCAAAATCTATAGGGTTGACTTGATACAATTGATGCTATTAGTGACACAGATCACGAGTTCTCTACCTATCTTATTGTCGGCTTATGAATCATTTGgaaagttaaaaatgaaaatatatttaatcatatcagtcataaTCCTATTAGCAGTGAATTAATAATCTTTCAACGACCATTCTCAATGCCTTGAATTAGACTAAATCTAAGTGTTTTAAAACCTAACCTCCTAAGCAGATTCCCCctataatttattctaataacataatatatcatCACAATTGTACCctacaaaataacaataaagaacacaagaaatTTATCGAGGCTCGATAAATTACACCTGCGTCATCAAACaataccaaatatatttcattacAAAAGATATAAGTGGGATTCTGgtacttttctatttttggaaacTTTGCCATAATCATCTTCCCACATGAATGGAGCTACAAAAGGGCTCAATTAATGCATTTTCAGAATGTCCTTTGTGTTAGGAGCATAACGAAACTGTCGAGAAGTTATTCGAGGAATGTAATTTTGCTAGGTAGTTTGGTTTGGATGTCATCTGTCACTTAGATTGGATGAGTTACGTCACATGACGTTACTTCAAAATCTGCAGAGTTGACTTGATACAATTGATGTTGTTAGTGACATAGACCACGAgttctttacttattttattgtcaGCTTATGGATCATTTGgaaagttaaaaatgaaaagatattTAATCATATCACTCATAATCCTATTAGTACTGAATTAATAAGCTTTCAACAACCATTCTAAATGCCTTCAATCAGACTAAATCTGAGTGTTTTAAAACCTAACCTCCTAGAAAAAATCTCCCTATAATTCATTCTAGTAGCACAATATATCATCACAATTGTACCctacaaaattacaataatgAACATGAAAAATTTAACGAGGCTTGACAAATTACGCCTACGTCATTAAAGAAtaccaaatatatttctttacaaAAGATAAAAGTGGGATTGtgttatttcaaaaattcaagatactgatactttttttatttttggaaacttTGTCATAATCATCTTCCCACATGAATGGAGCTACAGAATGGCTCAATTAATGCACTTTCAGAATGTCCTTTGAGTTAAGAGTATAACGAAACTGTCGAGAAGTTATTCAATGAATGTAATTTTGCTAAGTAGTTTGGTTTTGATGCCATCTGTCATCTAGATTGGATGAGTTACGTCACATGATGTTACCGCAAAATCTACAAGGTTGACTTGATACAATTGATGCTATTAGCGACACAGATCACGAgttctttatttatcttattgTCGGCTTATGGAtcatttagaaaattaaaaatagaaaaatatttaatcatatcaCTCATAATCCTATTAGCACTGAATTAATAATCTTTTTTCAACGACCATTTTCAAATGCCTtcaatattttagaattataaatcattcacctaattaaaattataaataatagtaaatgATCTTATAGGGttgaaagattttaaaaaatatattttctttatattttccttatttattaaaattttcaacctaATATATCAAATGGCCCATGAAGTTAaccacctttttcaatttggtaccagTGTATTAGAAACATGTCATCATATTGAGCCACATTGttctttgataattttaagtaccaaattaaaaaaatatatcaaaataaatctaattactaaattcatgataaaaaatcacattaattatttttctaagatACAATTTGAGACggattaatttttgtaattacaaAGGAgtatatttattcttaataattacacattttactATTGTTTTATGTTGTACGAACACAttctatattttaatactatttatgaaaaaaatgaatagtATTTATAAACATTACATTATCCACTCAAAAGAGAAATGTTGTTTCACAGAATCTGAAGAGAAAATCTATGATGCTTAACAACTGTAGAAGGAAGGTCATAATAAATCCATTAGCTTCAAATAAGGCAAAGACAGAAAGTGGAAGTGGAATGAAGAAGGAAGACCCACCAGATGAGGGGGCGATCCGATAGGACAAAAGGGATAAGGTCATAAAGGAGGGTGGTCACTGACTCACTGGTCAGATCAGGTCAGGTCAGGTCTACAAGCAGCCCAGTCAAAATTGAATTCAATACTGAGAAGGTTCTTCTTCTAACAATCCCATCCAGTAGACACAGGGGAGAGCTTGAAAACAAGGGTGACTGGGGGAATTGTTATTATCCATTAGGCTACTCGTGGCAGTAAAAGATTGGAAGTTGGATCCCCATACCCCCTCCCACGTACCAAAAATTTCAAAGCACGATAAAAGGCAACCGGAAAACATAAAACGCTTTTTAAGGTAGCACAATGAATGATCGTCGTCAGCCACAACTGCCTATAAATTGTCATTAATGACCCAAATATGAGTTATTTTTCTTGTGATTTCTTTCCCTCTTATAAAACAGAGCTCAAGCTTCACGTGTAtttcccttctcttttctttttcccatcCTTTATTTCCGTTGTGTACTGTTTTCTTCTTCTACTCATTTGCTTtgctttcctttctttttcctcttttcctCTCAAGTTCTATCCCTCTCTCTTTCCgttttgtttctttccttttctcttaaCCGTTCATCTTTCAAACGTTTCTCTTTCTCTCTATATATACGTGTCTCACCTTGTTGAAGAGTACTAACAAGAGAATGGAGGGAAAGAAAAATGTCGAATCGTCCTCTTCTTCCATCACCTCAAAGCTCTTCGGTTCAAAAGATTCACCACCTTCATCTTCCGCTGGAATTTTCGGCTCTATATTTGCTCCTCCATCGAAGGTATTTTTATCGCCTTTGGAgattctttctttccctttaaTCTTTTTATGCATCATTTCTTTGGTACTCCATATTCTTGGCAATGGggttttcaactttttattgTTTAGGTTCCGTGGAGGTTCAAAGATTCAATCTTTTTTCAATTGGGTAATTTGAAACGGTTTAAGAAACTATTGTTCCAAAGTTGTTTGTTTTATAATCAGAGCTTTACGAAGGGTGGTGAATTTGAAGGGCTTTTTGTTCTAAAGGCTTTTGATGACTTGACACTCTTCTCGTTCTTGGTTTTGTTCCTATGCTTTCTTCTTTTGCAAATGCATGCAAGTTCTCTATCAAGACAACTTGACCTGTTCTGCTTCTCTTTTGTCTGTCCTTATAGATTTTGTTCAGAAAGTTTTAATTTCTTCAAGGTGGTGTAGGCTCAGATTTTCGGAAGGGAGTCTCTACGTCCTGCTGGGGCTAAAACCCAGCATTCTCCAAATGAGCCTTGGAACACAAAGCCCGGAGCCTCTGGTTTGTGCATCAGTTTTACCTTTTACATGATTTGCTTCTATGAGTAGGGcatgattttgatatttgaacCTATTATTGCAAACATGAAAAGATAAAAGGTTTTACATTCTTGctattttctttccctttttgcCGTTCCTTCCTTCTCTTGCAAGAGCCTTGAGATGACTATGGTAATTGAACTAACACTGTTTTGTCAAATCATATATTGTTTCTAGTTTTATTTATCTAATTTCCACCTtaacttttagtttttaattatatagatATAATCAGAAGTTTAATGTCTTTGCTTGATTATACAAATTAGTTCTTTTATTATGTCCATTGATTCTGAAGCACAAGGTGTAGTTGTTGAAGGTGAAACTGGCAATACGGGAAATCAAGACAAGAGTGACAAGTATCAAGAGCAACGAATATATCCGTGTCATTTAAGTTCATCCATCTACTATGGTGGCCAAGATGTGTACTTGTATCCCCAGGGTAGCCAGAGCTCTGAACTGGACTCTGTGGTGAGTGTATCAACAGCATTGCTCTCTTTAGTTTGATGAGTGTTTGGATTTAGGAATCTGTTAACATGTTTGCATAACTTTCTAGTTCAAGAAAGATGACGGAGAAGACGATTCAGGGAGTGCAACAAGAGGAAACTGGTGGCAAGGTATGAAATTGTCTAATGGGGTATACTGGACCAGTACCATACCGAATAACATTTTGAACTGTAAGGCtgacaactttttttttttttttttttcatgcaGGGTCTCTATACTACTAAGAGTTTGATCGCCAGTCAACATGCTTATATCAAGGTACCTTTAGTCACATATTCATAGTCACTGAGGTTATACATCATCACATATATGCTTATTCCATGTTGTTGCTTTGTTTGTTGATTTATCCTCGGCAGGTTCATAGGAAGATATAGATATATGGGAGGAGGATTATAGTTATCAAACGTTGCAGACAGTTAGCCTGTACTACTTTCAAGAGCCAAGCAAATATAGCTATTTGGTCTCCCTTCTTCTCTTTAAAGGATAATGAAACTTgctctttttttcttgttatgCATATGCTTCAGTGACTTTGATATGATAATACTATATATGATGAATTTACTGCTTTTGCTCCATTTATCACTCGTTTCTGCTTTTCTATAATTAATATGAGTTTACGTTTCCATTAGGAATAATCTTTATCTTGTTATCCAAGTCTTGTCatgattttcttataaaaaaaaaagttctacCTTGCTTGATTAAGAAGTTGGGTTGATTTTGGATAAGATGAATTTGGGTTGAGTTTAAAATCAGCTTATGATTCGGGTTATTTCAAAATCGGGGTACTTTGGGTTCGGGTTTTTCGACTCAGATCATTTCTTGGCATTTTACAATCCAAAAggaaattaaagaaacaaagtTTTAGTTTTGCTTTCTAAACAAGTCAAAAAGAATGAATCAGGTACATAGCTTTCACTTTGAAACTGTCATTGAGATACCTGAAACCAATGAAAACCCCCCATTCTCATTTCACGACCCTCAGATGGTATCTAAAGATGCCACGCACCATAAACAGTTAAAAGCAACCATCAATTAAGCGTGGCCCATATGCCACAATTATCTACCAATCCATCCAAAATAGTCTGTCTACTCTACAAACTGCCCTTTCAATTTCGACTCTTGAATTAAAAGCAGTCTCAATCAATCTGTGGGGTGGGACAAATGCTTATGCTTTACATACAATGGTCGTTAAAGAAACTTCTGGTTCGTTAAATAAGACTTGATAAAGTCAGGACAAAAACTATGCAACCacattttttactcttttttttttttttaattcaagtaCTCTTTTAAGCATCACCTTGTAAATGTCAGCTTGAATTTGATATGATTTCTCTTTCAAACATGTATCTATTAGGAATGATATTTTAGTTCGATAAGCAATTGGAATGTTTTTGTTTCCATGTTAGTTGAAACAGTTTTGATCCAGAGGGTAATGTGGCAATTAAAAGCAGAAACATGGATGATTTTATTGAACTTCAAGATTGGATATAATATAAACATGCTTTAAGCTGTTATTCATACAAAGGTAAGCTTAAAGCTACATATTAAGTGGTACAACAAGTGAGCTCCAGCACTTTTTATGTCTCCCAAATTTTCCATTCAAGGAAGTGTATATGCTGCAAAACAAGCAATTATAACAtcagaaaattttctaaagggAGGAGTGAAAATGGAGCAATGAGAGAAATCAAGACTCACCTCCACATTTGTAACCGACTGGACGGTTGGCTATGTTGCAGCGTTTAGGGATGGTTACGGCAATCTCAGGCTTGATTCCAGATGCTTTAGCAGTGTTAGAGAGCATAACGGCACAGAGACATTTCGGACTTTGGCCGATTTTCCTCACCTGGGCGCAGCAACTGGTTGAAACAGGGGCATTCTCGTCTTGTGCAGCTTCAGCACATGGGGCTAGCTTCATTGCCTCATTATCAGGAGATGATTTCCCACATTCCCCTGCTGCATCAACCACCTTTCCCAGGCTAATAAGCACAATCAATCCCATAACAGAGATGAGTTTCATTGCAGCTGCCATCTTTTGTTATCTGAAAATAATCCAACAACCCTCAGCTGAACCTGAACCTGACTCTGAAATCTGAATGCAGATTGGCCTCTTCTGAAGGGGGGTATTTATACTGAAACTTGAGCATGTAATGGAATTGTAGCCTCATCCACTAATGGTATAATGGGGGTGGCACTACAAGGAGAgacaattttataattgtaGCACTTCGGTTTaagaattatatatttgttgttttaatagtTTTAGTCCCATCATATGTCAAAGCATTCATCCATCTGTAATCATCTCAACGACTGTGTAAAACCCTCAAAAGCTTGACATTTCGACACTTCAGCTGCTATTTCTGGAACTCCACAATCCATTGCTAACAACAACGACCCAACAGAGTGCGTGTTCCAATCATGCAACTTTTTGTTGTGGCTACGTGTAATCAACTTATAAGCAACTACTCCCATCTTTATTACCAGTGTCATCAGGCCACCTAAGTAATGATATTGTATATGTAGATAAGTAATAGGTAGTTTGGCAATTTCTATTCTATGTTTGATCCTCAAAATATTGAGCTATAATCAAATTTGAGACCATAAATGATGCCATGACAAAGCATGAATCACTCAACTTATTTATCATTTACAATAACAGGGTGAATGTTTGTCATTCTCAAGCATCTTCTAATTCCtaccaaatttaaaacttaaagaaaagatataaaattgaTTCATGATGTGCAACATTAGGGCTCTTTCTCAGGAACTGGCTCCAGTATCGATAAGCTCACCGCCTCTTTTAGACATTCAAAAGATACTGATGCTTCTTGAGTTATGGTTGAACCTGATTCTGTTCCTTCATCTGGATTACTGTATTCCTTCGGCCTTAAATCGATATTAAGATAGTCTGTCAAGACCTTTGTCACGCCCATCCCACGCTGAGGAACTTTGCTGCTTGAAAGAAATGGTGATCTATCACCCTTTGCAGGGGTAGCTAGCTGTGCTGGTGAAAAGTTCGGGGTTGAAAAAGCTGTTCTATAAGGAGTGCTGGGGAAGGGCACTGAGTAAGGAACCGAAAGACTCTTCTGACCAATAAGTCCGATCCTGGACAGTGAAGAGAATTGATCTGAATGCTTGGTCAAGTCATCCACATAGAGCACATCATCAATACGTGCGATAATGTTGAATGCAAGACTTTCCAAAACTCTCGAGTAGCTCTCGATTATGGATTTTCCAACATCCTAGTTAACACCATAATGTTCATTTATCAGcatgaattttgtaattaaaagcaTTCATAAGAACAAGTCTCAAATTCAAACTATTGACACAAACCTTGTTGTACTGAATTTTGCTCATATCTAAAGTGGTCTGGGGAAGACCGGGGAACCGCTGCTTCAAGCAAAGCAGGAGGCTCTGTGCTCGATCTGCAAGCATTTCTCTTTTGTCAGAATCGATCATTAGGTCCTTGACCAAATCCCATGATGACTTAGAACTGGACCGATTTGTGCTAATAGGCTTGGAGTTTGATTTTTTCCGCCATAAATATATTGAGGCCTCCACTCGGTTGGCAATCTCAATAGCTTGATGCTCGGATGACAAATCAAGGCAATCAAGAAGGCAATCAGGTGTAAACATATCCGATGAAATATAGCGATAAATGAGATCTCCTAAGCTCGTTCGGCTATTCTGAAACAAATTTGTACCAAGATTTTAACAACAAAAACTTCCTAAAATACATAATGCCAAGTATTTATTCATTGTCTTTTACCTTTGGAAGAGATTCCAAATATGATTCAGGGACTTCCATGTCAGCTAGAGTAATACTATTGATTGCCATGGCAGCTTTTAGGATCTGGTTTGTGCAGTCACGTTTGTGCTGCAACTGCTTCCTTGAATTTTCATGGAGTCCCCCCGGTGGCACTCGAGACACAGGAAGCCACCATTTTTCCTCTTGACGTTGAAAAGCTTTTCGGAACGAGGTGGATCCATCAGCCTCTGGGGCTAGAATCCCTTGATCAACATACCAGAACTCTGTATCGGTGAAAGTATCTAATATCTCCTGTAAAAATGattgttatattaaaaatacagtTCTGTCAACAGAATAGTAACCACATTGTTATAGAGTAAATGGATCTCACAAGTAGCATGTTGTCCAATTTTCTTAAAGCCGGGAGATTAATGTAAAGATCCGAACGAGGTCTGCAAGTCATGACCTGAAATCACAACAAAAACCAGTCATGAATTCGAATTAGactatataattataaaacctTTTTTCATGATTATATAACTATACAAGTAGCTTAGGGAGGCTCTCATTACCAATAGCATTTTATTTGAATTGCCAGAAACTAGACATGGCATTCTAAACTAAAAATCTTTCATTGGATACAACTTGTTCCCTAGAACTCAAAAACTGTCCTAATGTCACATTTTCAAAACATGGGAGAAGTTTATGGGGAAAAGTATTGATAGCTTTACCTCGAGCTTGCTTCCATCCGGGAATGTCTGCCACGAAGGTATCAACTCAACAATGTGATCACTAACAGAAAGAAGCCATTCCATCTCTCGACGCCACATTGCTTTCTTCTCAGGAGGAACTGGTTCTAACCTCCATATTTGCCCAAATAACGTAGCTTCAAATGGAATTGAAAGGGAAATAACCATCAAACTAGAGAACCAATAGCAATTGACCAACATAAAATCAGAAACAAATGCCCACATAGGTAAACAGAATAGAAGAAACAGCATACCACAAAGATTGGTGATGGCATTTGAAATAGCTAGGGCTGTGCAAACGCCATTTCCACACCCAGACATATCTTCTCCAAGCAACAATTTTGCAAATCTTTCCTTCATCAGCTCAATCTCTGAAATCCCCATTATTAaccaataaaaaagaaattcaattgagAGACAAATTCAtatgataatcaataataataccTGAAATTGTGGAGCCTTGTTTCTCTAATTTCCTATTATCCAATGGGGTTTTCTTTCCATCTTCACTACAATTAGTACTGGTGCAGTCTTCTGTCCCAGCATTTTCCTTTACAGGCCAACCTAATGAAGGTGGTGAAGCAGACCCTTCCTCGGAACTACTGTGACTGTGTTCCTCCTCATGCCCGGTTGTTTCAGATGTTAAAAAATCAGAACTTGAACTACTTTCCCTACCCTTGTCTTCAAGCAACTCGGCAAATGTTCCCATTTGAACCCCATTCTCACTAAAgctttcatttttctctttaaaGCTTCCTTCTTTCTCAACCAAACCCTCCATTTCAGTTTGCTGTTCTTCAAAAGGACCAGGTGAAGGACAAAACACAGAGTTATTTACTATCATACCACTATACTCTAACCTCTGTGAGCAACACACATTGGACTCTATAGCTTTGTAACACAAGCTTCTAAAAGATTTTGAAACCCAAAAGCTCTTAGCTTTTAGCTTTGGCGCAGGCATACAAAGCTTCAACTGGTGATAttgttgttgctgctgctgTTTGGTAGAGCCTATTTACTCTTGGTTGGTGAAAGCTCCTCCACCCATAAGGTCGCCAACATGTCTACTTCAATGGGGTAAAGtggaagcaaaaaaaaaaaatgcagaGAAATTTGGTGTGGggttttccttctttttcctgTATCTTTTTTATGTGACAGAAAAAAGGCAGAAGCTTTATGTTGTTAAATATATGGAGTCAAGCTATTGATGATTACTGAGGCCTGCTCAAAGACATGACTGGGGAGCCTTTTGCTTCACCTATAAAACTATTTAAGACCTCCTCATatttcccatttttttttccattttcagaattttaagCTACTTCCTGTTAATATTTTCTAACCATATCAAAACAAACAAATCTTAAAACTTTCCAGGCTCTGTTTGAAagttaaagataaaatgtaagTTAATGAGGAGTCGTGTAGGGGACGGATTTATCATTTATCCATGATATCTAACCTCTTTTTGGCAAAAAAAgaacaacctttttaaaattctaaacctTCAATTAAGTTGTTAAGTTCCAAGGACACCAAATTTTTGGCTttcaaaaactgttccattgccgGGTTCTCCAAGTTACTTAACCACCCTCTTCATGGCCATGTCCCAATGTATTAAACAAAACCATGGTATCTATATGCTTGGGAAGTATAGGAAAGTAAATTACGAGCTGAAAATTCCTAGAAAGAGGTGGTGGGTTCTTTGGCAACCACATTGTGATGGATATACTAAGGATAATGGAAAAGGATGCCTTTGTCTCTTGGGCAG
The window above is part of the Gossypium raimondii isolate GPD5lz chromosome 9, ASM2569854v1, whole genome shotgun sequence genome. Proteins encoded here:
- the LOC105799897 gene encoding uncharacterized protein LOC105799897 isoform X2 yields the protein MEGKKNVESSSSSITSKLFGSKDSPPSSSAGIFGSIFAPPSKAQIFGRESLRPAGAKTQHSPNEPWNTKPGASVVEGETGNTGNQDKSDKYQEQRIYPCHLSSSIYYGGQDVYLYPQGSQSSELDSVFKKDDGEDDSGSATRGNWWQGSLYY
- the LOC105799897 gene encoding uncharacterized protein LOC105799897 isoform X3, producing MEGKKNVESSSSSITSKLFGSKDSPPSSSAGIFGSIFAPPSKAQIFGRESLRPAGAKTQHSPNEPWNTKPGASGETGNTGNQDKSDKYQEQRIYPCHLSSSIYYGGQDVYLYPQGSQSSELDSVFKKDDGEDDSGSATRGNWWQGSLYY
- the LOC105799897 gene encoding uncharacterized protein LOC105799897 isoform X1, producing the protein MEGKKNVESSSSSITSKLFGSKDSPPSSSAGIFGSIFAPPSKAQIFGRESLRPAGAKTQHSPNEPWNTKPGASAQGVVVEGETGNTGNQDKSDKYQEQRIYPCHLSSSIYYGGQDVYLYPQGSQSSELDSVFKKDDGEDDSGSATRGNWWQGSLYY
- the LOC105799898 gene encoding putative lipid-transfer protein DIR1 → MAAAMKLISVMGLIVLISLGKVVDAAGECGKSSPDNEAMKLAPCAEAAQDENAPVSTSCCAQVRKIGQSPKCLCAVMLSNTAKASGIKPEIAVTIPKRCNIANRPVGYKCGAYTLP
- the LOC105799895 gene encoding rop guanine nucleotide exchange factor 7; this translates as MVISLSIPFEATLFGQIWRLEPVPPEKKAMWRREMEWLLSVSDHIVELIPSWQTFPDGSKLEVMTCRPRSDLYINLPALRKLDNMLLEILDTFTDTEFWYVDQGILAPEADGSTSFRKAFQRQEEKWWLPVSRVPPGGLHENSRKQLQHKRDCTNQILKAAMAINSITLADMEVPESYLESLPKNSRTSLGDLIYRYISSDMFTPDCLLDCLDLSSEHQAIEIANRVEASIYLWRKKSNSKPISTNRSSSKSSWDLVKDLMIDSDKREMLADRAQSLLLCLKQRFPGLPQTTLDMSKIQYNKDVGKSIIESYSRVLESLAFNIIARIDDVLYVDDLTKHSDQFSSLSRIGLIGQKSLSVPYSVPFPSTPYRTAFSTPNFSPAQLATPAKGDRSPFLSSSKVPQRGMGVTKVLTDYLNIDLRPKEYSNPDEGTESGSTITQEASVSFECLKEAVSLSILEPVPEKEP